GTCCTGCAACTCAGGCAAAACCTGTATTGATATCCCTCCATAGTTAATTTCCTGTTTCCAGCGGGTCCAATTCACCAAGTCACCAAGTGGTGGTACAAGCTGCTCTTCAACAATTCAAGGGAAAATTGTAGTCCCCAAAGGATAGTAGGTGGGGTTCCAGCTCATAAAATACAAGCTTAGCTACATGGATATTTtgcaagaaatatttctttgtcaCACCTACTAGACTCTCCAAATTCAGTCTCTGAGATGAGTcatagaaaaaacccacacaagtgttgtggaaaaaaaaaaaaaaaagacaaagcttAGTTGGAACTAAAGGCTTTTTGTGTAGTTTGTGTGTTAGGTTAGAATGCAACATTACATATCAATATATTCTGCCAGAAACCATCCTTCTGGAAActtcaaaactttaaaaatactctcAGTCTGATTTCCCAACCAGCAACAAGGAAAAGTAGCGTCCATCCAGCACAGCTGTCTGTACCATGGTGCATCATCAGAAGTCATAGTGTTCTAGCACAAACATTGTGAGTGCAGATACTGTATACTAGCAGAGAGCTAAAACTTCTGAAGCTGTTGTCTGTAACTCCTAGGAACAGCAAGTAGACAGGTGCAAAACCTATATTTGAGGCAGAAGGCTCTTCAGTTTGGTTGAGACCACATCTTCCAAGGGAAAGAATCAATGATAACCCAAAATGACTCTTTCCATTTAAGAAAGCAATCTGCCCTTCCTAACGGCTCTTGACTAATAGAATCCTACACATTCTGTCAGATCCTCCATGGATTCTGGTAGTTGTTAAAAACACTATAAATATTCCCATGTTTGCTGTATCACTTAACCTTGTAATGTGCCTTCTTTGATCTGTTGAATAAAAAGATTCCTTTCATCTTCAGGTGTCCTTCCATTTTGTGCCCGAACTATACAAGTGGGCCTGTGAAGGTTTAGCATGTATATCAAATGCTGCTTCTCATTCTTTAGCTCTTCAATCTGGGCTTTTAATTCTGCATTGATAGTTTCCAGCTTTTCTGATTCCTAGTCAAAGGATAGACACAACTATTAGACTGAGTGCTTCAAATAGTTAATCGCAATGTTTATCTAATAGTTGCAGTCTTTTATTAGTGGGAAAGCATATGACtagcagagaaagaaatcacaTGTCCTTAGTGTCCCATAAAGATGAAACTATACATTCACCAGTCAATAAGAGCCTAAACCCCAGACTGACAGTTACCTTTGCTTTTTAGAGAAGTATAATGAGAGTTGAAAAGCCCAATTCAGACTTTTATTCACTTACAATGACAAGTATCCAAAGCATTATTATTATCTTCTGCAAAATTACTCTGAACTTTTGGGGTCAAAAGTTGACCCAAAATTATCTACGTTTCTTATTAACTCCCTGAAACATCATGTCACATATCTGTAAACCCATGTTAAGCTAACAATGTAAggacacagcttttttttcctgcccctAGATACAGGAATAAAAGACaggcctgctgctgctgtaataCAGTTGTACATCATGGCAGAGCGGGTGCAGACCTGACTAGGGCTTTAGGACAGAGAATTCAGGGGTAAGGTACTATGCCACTCATTTCATAAAGTCGTCAGAAATCACTTGTCGGTGTTTGTAGGCTCTTGGCCTCCACAATGCCTATTATATGAAATGAGGCTTTACTTCTTTTTGTGTTCAGTACATATTCAAATTAATATTATCCCCATAGACAAGATCAGTCACTGAAACAGTAATCTTTCGCTCCTACCATGCTTTCACTTTATGCCAGTTTTAACATATAGcgtgttcattttttttatatataactAATGTTTTGAAGGGTTTACAGAGTTCTGGGTGACATCTTTCTCTATTTCCTACTATGCTGTTTCAATCCTGGCAGGATGACAGATTAAGAACAATTCAAGCCAGCCACTTACTTTCTGCAAacattctgttttttccttctttttgtttcGGCACTTTGCAGCAGCAATTttgttcctttcccttcttcGCTTTTTTCTCTCATCCTCTTCAGGAGAAAACTATCTCATAAAAACAGATACACACAATGCATAAGACATTGTAAATATGCGACCTGATTTTGataacttctgcatttttaaaagcagcatggGTAGTGTTGTCAGTGCTCACATCACAAGTTACATAATGTTATTCTGACCTTGCTTACCATACAGTAAAATGGTAGTAACTCCATTAGAATTGTCAATAAAAACCTGACTGGAGTTTGGATGGATGTAATCCATGTGATGGCTCATTTTAGATCAATGGTACTCAAAAACTTGCCAAGTGTCTCCCCAGACTGACTCCACACCTCCATTTCCCAAGGAAGAGAAGGAGCAAGGGACATGGGGGGCAGAGTGGAGGATGCTTCATGAGGCAGTGAGAGCGCAGAGGAGTAAGGGCAGCACCAAAAAGGGGATATTAACCACTCGTTcaggctttgctttgtttcctgtgGAGGCTCAGACCAAGGTGCAGCTATTTCCCTAACTTAAGCTGTTTCTCCACTTCATAAGGGAAATGTCTTTGATGGAGGCTATAATCTTAAAGTAAAAGCCTAGTGTGGACACAGTAGCCCAC
The nucleotide sequence above comes from Falco biarmicus isolate bFalBia1 chromosome 12, bFalBia1.pri, whole genome shotgun sequence. Encoded proteins:
- the ATF3 gene encoding cyclic AMP-dependent transcription factor ATF-3, with product MMVQHSGQVSALEVSASAIVPTLSPAGSLGFDDFTNLTPLVKEELRFAIQNKRQSHRMSSTLDTVTVSERPIETSIMKTEFSPEEDERKKRRRERNKIAAAKCRNKKKEKTECLQKESEKLETINAELKAQIEELKNEKQHLIYMLNLHRPTCIVRAQNGRTPEDERNLFIQQIKEGTLQG